The region GATAGATGCTCCGGTCCGCTTTTTACCAGCTCGGAAAGCGGCAACCGCGCGGAAAACCAATCCGAAAGCGTCAATGGCGACGACTGGCCGAGCAAAATGTCGATGTTGCCCATGCCGATGTCCATATCAAGCAACAAGATGCGAAACCCGAGCTTCGAGAGCGACAGCGAAAAATTGAGCGAAAGGTTTGACTTGCCGACTCCGCCTTTCCCGCTCGTCACCGCGATGGTCCGCGGCCCCGCCGCCGGCTGGCGCCGGCGGCCCAGCTCATAGCGCAGCCGTTCCGCTTGATCGCTCACCATCGCTCCGCCCCAAACAGCAGATGAACGAGCCGGTCTGCGGACGCTTCCACCATATCGTCCGGCACATTTTGCCCGTTTGTGAAATAGGCGGCGGCAAGGCGGCTGTCAAGCAACATATTGACGATCGCGCCAAACGAGTCGGTCTCATCGAGCTTCGTCACGATCAATTGATTGATTGGCAGGCGGGAAAAGCGATCATAGACAGCCTTCATATCGTCATACTTTCCGGTGGCGGCGAACACGAGAAACGTTTCCGTTTCGCGGTCAAACTCGAGCGTTTGCTGCAGTTCATCGACGTATTGCGGGTTGCGGAAGTTGCGGCCAGCCGTATCGACAAACACGAGATCGCAGCTGGCCAATTTCCGCTTCGCCGCCCGAAAATCGTCGGCATTGTAGCATACTTCCAACGGAGCATGCAAAATGTCGGCATACGTCTTCAGTTGGTCGATGGCGGCGATCCGGTACGTGTCGGCCGTGATGAACCCGACTTTTTTTCCTTGCTCGAGGACGGCGCGCCCCGCCATTTTGGCGAGCGTCGTCGTTTTTCCAACCCCGGTTGGACCTAGCAAAATCATATACTTTTTTTGCTCCGCCGTTTTGACAAATGGAAGCATCGACAATAGATCGCGCACCGCTTCTTTCGTCCAGGCGGCAACCGCAGCGGGCGACCGGCCGTCTTTGTCGGCATACCACCGTTCAAGCAGGCGATCCATCACTTGGCGGACGTACACATCCGCCATCCCTTGCCGAACGAGGCGACGTTCCGCTTCCGCAAGCGGCGGAGGGTACAGCAGCGAAGACGAGCGGGCGTTGAACTGACAGATGAGCGCCTTGACTTCCTCGATCTCACGGGCAAGCAAGCCATCTTCCTCCCGCTCAGCCACCGGCAAAGGGGCAAAGGACGCGGCGGCACTCGGCTGACGCCGCGGCAGTGGATCCGGATCAACGCCGGCCAACACTTCGATCTTTTTTTTCGCAAACAAGCCGAAAAATCCGCCGGTCTGCACGACTTTCGAGTGCAAAATGACGGCGTCGCGGCCAAGTTCGGCGCGAATCATTTTCATCGCTTCGTTCATGGACGGGGCGACAAATTTTTTCACTTTCATTCAATTTCCACCATCCCCACGCTTTGAACTTCGACATCCGCTTCAAGCTCGTTGTACGACAGCACCGGAACAGTCGGAAAATGGCGCTCGGTCAGCTGGCGGACGTACATGCGCACCGCCGGGGAACAGAGCAAAATCGGCGTCTGGCCGGCGAACGGATAGCGTTCAAGCGCCGCGGCGACCGCTTCGACAAACGCCTGCGCCCGCGCCGGCTCGAGCGCCAAATAGCGGCCATGCTCGGTTTGCTGCACGGCGTCGGCGATCGTTTTTTCCACCCTGCCCGACAGCGTAATGACGCGCAGCGGCTCGCCCGGCACGGCGTACTGCGAGGTGATTTGCCGCGCCAACGCTTGGCGGACGTATTCTGTCAACAAATCGGTGTCGCTGGTCAGGCGGGCAAAATCGGCGAGCGCCTCAAAAATGAGCGGCAAGTTGCGGATCGACACTTTCTCTTTCAACAGCTTGGCGAGCACT is a window of Geobacillus kaustophilus DNA encoding:
- the flhF gene encoding flagellar biosynthesis protein FlhF — protein: MKVKKFVAPSMNEAMKMIRAELGRDAVILHSKVVQTGGFFGLFAKKKIEVLAGVDPDPLPRRQPSAAASFAPLPVAEREEDGLLAREIEEVKALICQFNARSSSLLYPPPLAEAERRLVRQGMADVYVRQVMDRLLERWYADKDGRSPAAVAAWTKEAVRDLLSMLPFVKTAEQKKYMILLGPTGVGKTTTLAKMAGRAVLEQGKKVGFITADTYRIAAIDQLKTYADILHAPLEVCYNADDFRAAKRKLASCDLVFVDTAGRNFRNPQYVDELQQTLEFDRETETFLVFAATGKYDDMKAVYDRFSRLPINQLIVTKLDETDSFGAIVNMLLDSRLAAAYFTNGQNVPDDMVEASADRLVHLLFGAERW